A segment of the Flavobacteriales bacterium genome:
CAAAGACTCATGCCCGGTGGCACGAATGGTTGCGCAAAGGCTAGGCTCGCTAGGGTAGTCAAGAAGGGGGCGAGGTAGATGCGGTAAGCGCTCATAGGCTGCGGGCTTTGGTGAATCGAATGTAGCATTTCGATCCACCCGGAGCCTACTACTAATTCCGCTGTTGCGCCCCCTGACCCATGCTGGCCGCTATGGTCTGCGCCCTCGCATGGAGTCGTGGCCACACGGGGCGGTGAGCCTCCCGTAACATGTTGCGAAGGATCTAGCCTCCGAACTGCCTCAGGCTATCACCCCTTCAACAACGACTCGAAGAGGCTGCGTCCGTCCGTTTCCCCAGTCGTTCATCGCACGCCGCTCCGGGTGCGGCAACATGCCTTCGCATCATGCTCTGCATACTGCCGCCTGCGGCTTAATGGCGTCATAGGTACCACTTGGCGAGCTTATCACGCTTGAAAGCGCATCGCATCGCGCAGTGCAGCAGGCAGCTTCGGGATGTGCTTCCGCTCGAACAGGAAGCTGCTGAGATCGGCGATCTCCTGGAAGATGTGGTGGCTGTTGAGCGCGCCGGCGAGGTAGCTCTTGCCGGTGCTGCCGCCGGTGCCTACGCGCAGCCCGATGGTGCGGTGCACCATGCTGAGGTGGCGGTAGCGCCAGGTGGCCAGCGCCTCGTCGATGTCGAGCAAGCGCTCCAGCAGGCGGAAGGGCATCTGCAGGATCGGCTCATCGCGGTAGAGCATGATGAAGACCGCGCTGCGCGAGGCGGCCGGGGAGAGGCGCCGCCCCTCGCCGGTGACGAAGAGGCTGTCCCACAGCGCGAGGTTGCTCTCTTCGCCTTTCACGAGCGATGCGGAGTAGATGGCCTTGTGCTGCTCCCAGAAGGGTGTTTCGCCTGCTGGCCAGAAGCGCGCATCGAGGAAGGGCATGCGCTCCAGCCAGGCGTTCACCAGGTCGAAGAAAGTGGGCTGGCCTTCGAGCGCTTCGATCTCCGCCTTGTGCTCGGGGCGCAATTGGCTGGTGTAGTACTGCTTGCCGAAGCGCTGCTCCATGCGCAGGCCGAGCTTCGCCTCGAGGATCTTGAATTGCATGCTCTGGAATCCGCTCGCGGGCCGCAGCATGTCGCGGAAGTCGAGGAAGTCGAGCGGCGTCATGGTCTCCAGGATGTCGATCTGCTTCACCAGCACTTGCAGGATGCTGTGCACGCGGCCCAGGCGGTGCACGGCGATGCTCAGCTCGCCGCCATCATCGTCCACATGCCCGTCGGCGAAGAGATCCATCACGCTGCCCACCTCGTGCAGCACCTGCTTGAACCAGAGCTCGTAGTTCTGGTGGATGATGATGAAGAGCATCTCGTCGTGCGCGGGCGCGCCGTGCTTCACGCTCTCCAGCTCCTGCGCGTTGAGGATCTTGTCGAGCTGCAGGTAGTCGGGGTAGTACACGTTGCTCATCGGTGGTGCGCGGTCAGTGCGATTGCGGCGAATGTAGCCGCGGCCTTCGCGGCGGGGCTAACTTTGGTCATGCGCTTCACGGTCCTGCTCCTGCTGCTCATCGCCATGGAGGCCACAGCGCAATTCGGCATCGGCATCCAGATCCCGGTGGGACGCAGCACGCAGCGGCTGGGCACGGTGCCCGATAGCATGGGACTTTATTCGCCGCGCGAACTGGATATCCAGCCGCGCTGCCCCGAAGGCATCGAGCGGTGGTCGGAGCGGATCGTGCGCATGGAAGGCTGCCCTGCGGATACCACGTTCAGGCAATGCCCCGCTCGCGGAATGCTGGTGCTGCGCTACACGGTTGAGCGCGACGGCGCCATCGCTGATCCGCAGGTGGTGAAGGGAGGCTGCACCGGTCTCAATCGCCGCATCGAATGCGCAGCGCAAGCCTCCTCCCCTTGGGAGCCTGGACGCCTGGGCTACCACAAGGTGAGTACGCGCATGCAGGTGAAACTCCGGTTTGAGCCAT
Coding sequences within it:
- a CDS encoding tryptophan 2,3-dioxygenase translates to MSNVYYPDYLQLDKILNAQELESVKHGAPAHDEMLFIIIHQNYELWFKQVLHEVGSVMDLFADGHVDDDGGELSIAVHRLGRVHSILQVLVKQIDILETMTPLDFLDFRDMLRPASGFQSMQFKILEAKLGLRMEQRFGKQYYTSQLRPEHKAEIEALEGQPTFFDLVNAWLERMPFLDARFWPAGETPFWEQHKAIYSASLVKGEESNLALWDSLFVTGEGRRLSPAASRSAVFIMLYRDEPILQMPFRLLERLLDIDEALATWRYRHLSMVHRTIGLRVGTGGSTGKSYLAGALNSHHIFQEIADLSSFLFERKHIPKLPAALRDAMRFQA